CGGTGTGTGGTGCGTTCGCCCACTCGGCGGGCACCCACTGGGTGAACAGCGACATGATGTGGGTGCCATCGGGATTCAACGTCTTGTCCAACGTCGTCGGGATGACGCCGTCACTGAACGGCAGCACTGCGGGCTTACCGACGCGCGCGTCCTGGAAGGCGGCTTCCAGGTACTCCATGGTCGGCGCCATCTCGATCGACCCGGTGAGATGTTCGGCGATCCCCGAACTCGGATTCGCCGTGAAACTCGGCAGCTCCGACAGCGCGACGTTGATCTTCACCACACCGCTGCGCGTCTTGAAGTGCTCGATGTCGGCGACGAAGTCGTCGGGCAGTTCGGACGGCGAAAGGTGTTCGAGGAAGGCGGTCTTCGGATGCAGCGTGGTGACGACCAGCGGTGCGGTGATCTCATCGCCGTTCTCCAGAACCACACCCCGAACCTGGCTACCCCGAGTCAACACCCGGGACACCCGCGCATTGGTGCGGATCTCGGCGCCGAAGCTCTTCGCGGATCGGGCGATGGCTTCGGATACGCCGCCCATGCCACCCTCGGGGTAGCCCCAGCTGCCCAGCTGGCCGTCGCCGACGTCGCCGATCGAGTGGTGGGCCATGACGTAGGCCGTGCCCGGTTCATACGGCCCGGCCCAGGTCCCGATGATGCCGTTGACCGCCATCAGACCTTTCACTTGCGGTGATTCAAACCAGTCGTCGAGCAGATCTGCGATGCTCATGGTCAGCAGCCGGGTGATGTCCGCGGTGACGCGCGGCGTGATCTTCTTGCGCAGCGGCCAGGCCAGCTTGGCCAGGTCGAACAGATCCGACGGTCGCTTCGAGCCGATGTTGGGCGGCACCTGCGTCAGCAGCGGCCCCATCACCTCGGCGATGCCGCCGATCCAGTCGTAGTACTCCGGCAACGCGTCCGCGTCCTTCTTGGAGAACTTCGACACCTGCTCGTGGGTGCGCTTGGGGTCGTCCTCGTAGATGATCAGCGAGCCGCCCTCGGGAAACGCCTGGTAGGACGGGCCCATCGGATGCACCTTGTACCCGTGGCGCTCGAGTTGAAGCTCCCGCACGATAGTCGGCGGCATCAGACTCATCACATACGACAGTCGGGTCACCCGCAGGTGGGGAGCGTCGTCCCACGGCGCCTCCGTGGTCGCCGCTCCGCCCAGCGATCCGCGCCCTTCCAGCACCAGGGTTCTGGCACCCGACCGCGCCAGATAGGCCGCGGAGACGAGTCCGTTGTGGCCGCCACCGATGACGATGGCGTCGTAATTGTTCGACATGGAAGTCCTACTCTCGTCGACGCCGCCGCGCGGCCTGACTGACTGTTCAATCTAACGAAGTGATAGGCTCCAGACAAGAGCGACGATGCACTTCGGAGGGGAACGGACACGACAATGGCCGAGCCGGCACCCGCGACAGAACAGAACGAGGCGCGGCGTATCGATATGCTCCGCGCCGCAGCGGAGCTGATTTGCGAGCGTGGGTTCGG
The nucleotide sequence above comes from Mycolicibacterium moriokaense. Encoded proteins:
- a CDS encoding phytoene desaturase family protein, with amino-acid sequence MSNNYDAIVIGGGHNGLVSAAYLARSGARTLVLEGRGSLGGAATTEAPWDDAPHLRVTRLSYVMSLMPPTIVRELQLERHGYKVHPMGPSYQAFPEGGSLIIYEDDPKRTHEQVSKFSKKDADALPEYYDWIGGIAEVMGPLLTQVPPNIGSKRPSDLFDLAKLAWPLRKKITPRVTADITRLLTMSIADLLDDWFESPQVKGLMAVNGIIGTWAGPYEPGTAYVMAHHSIGDVGDGQLGSWGYPEGGMGGVSEAIARSAKSFGAEIRTNARVSRVLTRGSQVRGVVLENGDEITAPLVVTTLHPKTAFLEHLSPSELPDDFVADIEHFKTRSGVVKINVALSELPSFTANPSSGIAEHLTGSIEMAPTMEYLEAAFQDARVGKPAVLPFSDGVIPTTLDKTLNPDGTHIMSLFTQWVPAEWANAPHTEELDAYAERVIDTYDQVAPGFKASITHRDVVGPYEMEQEYGLIGGNIFHGELSLEQLFHMRPAPGYADYRTPIKGLYNGSSGTHAGGGVCGIPGWQAARAALADKKRRFGRQ